The Dioscorea cayenensis subsp. rotundata cultivar TDr96_F1 chromosome 19, TDr96_F1_v2_PseudoChromosome.rev07_lg8_w22 25.fasta, whole genome shotgun sequence genome includes a window with the following:
- the LOC120284128 gene encoding putative expansin-A30, which yields MASASTSFSLALTLFILATIATSTGVAAIGYKAPPKLIFRPSSWSQAHATFYGDESASETMGGACGYENLFNNGYGTATAALSSTLFKKGYACGTCYQIRCTGSKACFRGSPITTVTATNLCPPNWSKDSNDGGWCNPPRVHFDMSKPAFMNIANWKAGIVPILFRRVPCMKKGGLRFSFQGNGYWLLVYVMNVGGGGDIGSMWVKGSKTGWISMSHNWGASYQAFATLSGQSLSFKLTSYTTRQTIIAINVAPTNWHVGFTYHSSVNFS from the exons ATGGCTTCCGCATCTACTTCCTTTTCACTAGCTCTCACACTCTTCATTCTAGCAACAATTGCAACTTCAACAGGAGTAGCAGCGATAGGATACAAAGCCCCACCAAAGTTGATATTCCGGCCGAGTTCTTGGTCTCAAGCTCATGCCACTTTCTACGGTGATGAATCTGCTTCCGAAACCATGG GGGGAGCATGTGGTTATGAGAACTTATTCAACAATGGATATGGTACTGCAACCGCCGCATTGAGCTCAACGTTGTTCAAGAAAGGGTATGCATGTGGGACATGTTACCAAATACGTTGCACAGGATCAAAGGCTTGTTTTAGAGGATCTCCGATTACTACTGTGACTGCTACAAATCTTTGCCCTCCCAACTGGTCTAAAGACTCTAATGATGGTGGATGGTGCAATCCTCCTAGGGTTCACTTTGACATGTCTAAACCTGCCTTTATGAATATTGCTAACTGGAAGGCTGGCATTGTCCCTATTTTGTTCCGCAG GGTGCCATGTATGAAGAAGGGAGGGCTGAGGTTCTCATTCCAAGGAAATGGATACTGGTTACTAGTTTATGTGATGAATgtaggtggtggtggtgatatTGGGAGCATGTGGGTGAAGGGCAGTAAAACAGGGTGGATAAGCATGAGCCATAATTGGGGAGCTTCATACCAAGCATTTGCCACTCTTTCAGGCCAATCACTCTCCTTCAAACTCACCTCTTATACCACTCGCCAAACCATCATAGCCATCAATGTTGCACCTACCAATTGGCACGTTGGCTTCACCTATCATTCATCTGTTAACTTCTCTTGA